In Electrophorus electricus isolate fEleEle1 chromosome 18, fEleEle1.pri, whole genome shotgun sequence, one genomic interval encodes:
- the psmb5 gene encoding proteasome subunit beta type-5 translates to MALSSVLRSESADFSNLFAQRYTLDCGVDRADLGDSPHFTVNTAGEDEDTDSRIQFLHGTTTLAFKFQHGVIVAVDSRATAGSYIASQTVKKVIEINPYLLGTMAGGAADCSFWERLLARQCRIYELRNKERISVAAASKLLANMVYQYKGMGLSMGTMVCGWDKRGPGLYYVDSEGNRVCGDLFAVGSGSMYAYGVVDSGLRHDMSVEEACDLGRRAIYQATYRDAYSGGQVNLYRVHGQGWERVSHDDVLQLHHQYHGFQKKPAKPAA, encoded by the exons ATGGCGCTGTCTAGTGTGTTGCGGAGTGAGTCTGCGGATTTTTCTAACCTATTTGCGCAGCGTTATACGCTCGACTGCGGAGTAGACCGCGCTGATCTGGGCGACAGCCCTCACTTCACGGTGAACACCGCCGGCGAAGACGAGGATACTGACAGTAGGATTCAGTTTCTTCACGGAACAACCACCTTGGCCTTTAAA TTCCAGCACGGTGTCATAGTGGCGGTGGACTCCAGGGCGACGGCCGGCTCGTACATCGCGTCTCAGACGGTGAAGAAGGTCATCGAGATCAACCCCTACCTGCTGGGCACCATGGCAGGCGGAGCGGCCGACTGCAGCTTCTGGGAGCGTTTGCTGGCGCGCCAATGTCGCATCTATGAGCTGCGGAACAAGGAGCGCATCTCTGTGGCGGCCGCGTCCAAACTGCTGGCCAACATGGTGTACCAGTACAAGGGCATGGGTCTCAGTATGGGCACCATGGTGTGTGGTTGGGACAAAAGAGGACCAG GGCTCTACTACGTGGACTCGGAGGGCAACCGCGTGTGCGGCGACCTGTTCGCCGTGGGCTCCGGCTCCATGTACGCCTACGGCGTCGTGGACAGCGGCCTGCGGCACGACATGAGCGTGGAGGAGGCGTGCGACCTTGGGCGCCGCGCCATCTACCAGGCCACCTACCGCGACGCCTACAGCGGCGGCCAGGTCAACCTGTACCGCGTCCACGGCCAGGGCTGGGAGCGCGTCTCCCACGACGACGTGCTCCAACTGCACCACCAGTACCACGGCTTTCAAAAAAAGCCGGCCAAGCCAGCTGCGTAG
- the psmb11a gene encoding proteasome subunit beta type-11a, which translates to MALQDVCGFQETPLYPGWNCSASCFVFSDDRALCAHPADKEEAAGRARFERGGESPLRLLLPPWQSVTHSRGRHSLFSATVTSTPWPFTLAHGTTTLAFTFQGGVIAAADTRASCAGLVACPSARKVTPIHSHLVVTSSGSGADCVLWERVLAREIRLYQLRHGRRLSVSGAGKLLALMLHPFKGTEVCVAATLCGWDEGDEPGPRVCYVCSDGLRLNGELISVGSGSPYAYSVLDAGWRWSMTVNEAVALAREAVYRATHRDAYSGNNVDLFHITARGWKCRRREDLKEEYYKENRRGKEMM; encoded by the exons ATGGCTTTGCAAGATGTCTGTGGCTTTCAGGAGACCCCACTGTACCCCGGATGGAATTGCTCTGCCTCCTGCTTCGTTTTCTCCGATGACAGAGCCCTGTGTGCTCACCCAGCAGACAAGGAGGAAGCCGCTGGGAGAGCACGTTTCGAGAGAGGCGGGGAGAGCCCTCTTCGGCTTCTGCTCCCACCTTGGCAGAGCGTCACTCACAGTCGCGGCAGGCATTCCCTTTTCTCTGCTACAGTCACGTCCACCCCTTGGCCTTTCACGCTGGCCCACGGCACCACTACTCTGGCTTTCACGTTCCAGGGGGGCGTGATCGCGGCAGCCGACACCCGGGCCAGCTGTGCGGGTCTGGTCGCGTGCCCATCTGCCCGGAAGGTGACGCCCATCCACTCGCACCTGGTGGTCACTTCCTCGGGCAGCGGGGCAGACTGCGTGTTGTGGGAGAGGGTCCTAGCCAGGGAGATCCGACTATACCAGCTCCGGCACGGCCGAAGGCTGTCGGTCAGCGGGGCAGGCAAGCTGCTTGCGCTTATGCTGCACCCTTTCAAAGGCACTGAGGTGTGTGTAGCAGCCACTCTGTGTGGTTGGGATGAAGGGGATGAG CCAGGCCCCAGGGTGTGCTATGTGTGCAGTGATGGCCTGCGGCTGAACGGAGAGCTGATTTCAGTAGGCTCGGGCTCTCCCTACGCGTACTCCGTGCTGGATGCCGGCTGGAGGTGGAGTATGACTGTGAACGAGGCCGTCGCCCTGGCTAGGGAGGCTGTCTACAGGGCCACTCACAGGGACGCGTATTCCGGGAACAACGTAGACCTGTTTCACATCACTGCCCGAGGATGGAAGTGCAGAAGAAGGGAGGATCTGAAGGAAGAATACTACAAAGAGAataggagaggaaaggagatgatgtga